The following are from one region of the Paenibacillus sabinae T27 genome:
- a CDS encoding penicillin-binding transpeptidase domain-containing protein, with the protein MIKRIKLRSLFIGGCITLFFLVLVGRVFWIQVLQGDFWQKRAADTWAHTTIIKAQRGQITDRTGSVLASDVPAYTVVVEPDVIQERGIRDEVVQGLHEILSKPVSELEELIDAKDKDGNLYKNREVRNEGWKVDQEVADKITAFVKKLEKEHDIRETGVGWVKDQKRYYPKDSLAAHVLGYTDRDGKAVAGLEYFYDKLLKGVDGYLDYQSDGKGVKLPDAAETYQPVVNGDNLKLTIDSTIQYYIEDAMKEAYDEYQPKSMTVIAADPNTMEILGMANLPTFNPNEYWKTQDQGDFYNHAIKSIYEPGSTFKIVTLAGTVQEKLFNPNATFQSGYIMIGKRRLNDLHGGWGEITYLDGVKHSSNVGFVKLGYEMLGQDKLKQYIDNFGFNDKTGIDLPGEVKGRITPEWPVEFATLAYGHGKVQVTPIQQLAAVSAVANGGKLMKPHLVKEIKDPNSGKTTVTKPEMIRQVISADSARKTGSYLEQVVADQKIGTGRHAYIEGYRVAGKTGTAIKVGANGEYDHTKNLVSFIGYAPVNDPKIAVIVIVDEPKTELGGGGVAAPIFKKIVSQSLEYMGVPKVYAEADKKGKKSGDNAESARTAPNMVGQTMKSAKELLINQGYDFETVGSGPSVVSQYPAAGTALTPGQKVYLLSEQGDKPKIPDLRGESLRDALEVLTLLKVGIQVEGEGYVTQQKESVNNGKTKVTVTLKPDEPVVQGSDTADSKSSDSGTETASDSAADPNAGEKAPSSN; encoded by the coding sequence ATGATAAAAAGAATAAAGCTTCGTTCACTGTTCATAGGGGGATGTATTACCCTCTTTTTTCTTGTTCTGGTCGGACGGGTATTCTGGATTCAGGTGCTTCAGGGGGACTTCTGGCAAAAAAGAGCCGCGGACACTTGGGCGCATACGACGATCATCAAAGCCCAGCGGGGACAGATAACGGATCGTACCGGCAGTGTTCTGGCCAGTGACGTTCCGGCTTATACGGTAGTGGTGGAGCCGGATGTCATTCAGGAGCGGGGCATACGGGATGAGGTGGTTCAGGGTCTGCATGAGATTCTGAGCAAGCCGGTGTCAGAGCTTGAAGAGCTGATCGACGCCAAGGACAAGGACGGCAATTTGTACAAGAATCGCGAGGTGCGCAACGAAGGCTGGAAGGTCGATCAGGAAGTGGCTGACAAGATTACCGCGTTCGTGAAGAAGCTGGAGAAGGAGCATGACATCCGCGAAACCGGCGTCGGCTGGGTCAAGGACCAGAAGCGGTACTATCCCAAGGACTCGCTGGCCGCCCATGTTCTCGGGTACACGGACCGTGACGGCAAGGCCGTAGCCGGGCTGGAATACTTCTATGACAAGCTGCTGAAAGGCGTCGACGGCTATCTCGATTACCAGAGCGACGGCAAAGGCGTCAAGCTTCCCGATGCCGCAGAAACGTACCAGCCGGTCGTCAATGGCGACAATCTGAAGCTGACGATCGACAGTACGATTCAATATTACATTGAAGACGCGATGAAGGAAGCCTATGACGAGTACCAGCCGAAGAGCATGACGGTAATCGCCGCCGATCCGAACACGATGGAGATTCTCGGCATGGCCAATCTGCCGACCTTCAATCCAAACGAGTACTGGAAGACTCAGGATCAGGGAGATTTCTATAACCATGCGATCAAGTCCATCTATGAGCCGGGTTCGACGTTCAAGATCGTCACGTTGGCCGGGACGGTGCAGGAGAAGCTGTTCAATCCGAACGCGACGTTTCAGTCGGGCTACATCATGATCGGCAAACGGCGTCTTAATGATTTGCACGGAGGCTGGGGGGAAATTACCTATCTGGACGGCGTGAAGCATTCCAGTAACGTAGGCTTTGTTAAGCTGGGTTATGAAATGCTGGGACAAGACAAGCTTAAACAATATATCGATAATTTCGGTTTTAATGACAAGACGGGCATCGACCTCCCTGGTGAGGTTAAAGGAAGAATTACACCGGAGTGGCCGGTCGAATTCGCTACTCTCGCTTATGGTCACGGGAAAGTGCAGGTTACCCCGATTCAGCAGCTTGCGGCGGTATCCGCCGTCGCGAACGGCGGTAAGCTGATGAAACCGCATTTGGTGAAGGAAATCAAAGACCCCAATTCCGGGAAAACGACCGTGACGAAGCCGGAAATGATTCGTCAGGTCATATCGGCAGACAGCGCCAGGAAAACGGGAAGTTATCTGGAACAGGTGGTCGCCGACCAGAAAATCGGAACCGGCCGACACGCTTATATTGAAGGCTACAGGGTGGCCGGCAAGACCGGTACGGCGATTAAAGTGGGTGCCAATGGAGAGTATGATCACACCAAGAATTTGGTCTCCTTCATCGGTTACGCTCCGGTTAACGATCCGAAGATTGCCGTAATTGTCATCGTGGACGAACCCAAGACGGAGCTTGGAGGCGGCGGAGTTGCGGCTCCGATATTCAAGAAGATTGTCTCCCAGTCTTTGGAATATATGGGTGTCCCCAAGGTGTACGCGGAAGCGGACAAGAAAGGGAAGAAGTCCGGAGATAATGCGGAGTCAGCGCGAACTGCTCCAAACATGGTCGGCCAGACGATGAAGTCGGCCAAAGAACTGCTTATTAACCAGGGCTATGACTTCGAAACCGTCGGAAGCGGTCCGTCCGTGGTCAGCCAGTACCCTGCAGCGGGAACAGCGCTGACCCCCGGGCAGAAGGTCTATCTGCTCAGCGAGCAGGGAGACAAACCGAAGATCCCCGATCTGCGCGGCGAATCGCTCCGGGATGCGCTTGAAGTGCTGACCTTGCTGAAGGTGGGCATACAGGTTGAGGGTGAAGGGTACGTCACGCAGCAGAAGGAATCAGTAAATAACGGCAAAACGAAAGTCACGGTGACCCTGAAGCCGGATGAGCCGGTTGTGCAAGGAAGTGACACGGCGGACTCGAAATCCAGCGACTCGGGTACTGAGACAGCTTCCGATTCAGCTGCGGATCCGAATGCCGGAGAGAAAGCCCCTTCCTCGAATTAG
- a CDS encoding stage V sporulation protein D, whose product MKVSRVVSRRRMLWTLLGLAVLFMALALRLAYVQLSKGEELSAKAENSWRRNIPFTAKRGEIMDREGIPLAYNISSPTVYAIPVQVKDKEGTAMKLAPLLGMTQEKLVTLLSKRESTVRLQPGGRKITMELAGDIRDLQLPGIVVAEDSKRFYPYGDLAAHILGFTGIDNQGITGIENVYDKLLKGIGGNISYLSDAGGRLMPNSSETYSKPQDGLNLELTIDKQIQSIMERELDQAMVKYQANASWAIAMNPKNGEILAMASRPGYEPGQYKEYDPAVYNRNLPIWMTYEPGSTFKIITLAAALNENKVDLKNERFYDPGFIEVAGAKLRCWKKGGHGSETFLQVVENSCNPGFVALGQRLGKDALFQYIRNFGFGSKTGIDLNGEENGILFKPARVGPVELATTAFGQGVSVTPIQQIAAVSAAINGGKLFKPHIAKAWINPDTGQTVSEIKPEMERQVITEETSRKVREALESVVAKGTGRPAFIDGYRVGGKTGTAQKVINGRYSTTEHIVSFIGFAPADDPQIVVYTAVDNPKGIQFGGVVAAPIVQNILEDSLNYMKVPKRADQLPKAYKLGETPIDVVPDLVGATVQDIYEDMNMNFNLVRSGTGDTVINQAPKPGTRVERGSTIRIYMGSSSP is encoded by the coding sequence ATGAAGGTTTCGAGAGTCGTGTCGCGGCGGCGGATGCTGTGGACTTTGCTGGGGCTGGCCGTGTTATTTATGGCTCTGGCCCTGCGTCTCGCCTATGTGCAGCTGTCCAAGGGCGAAGAACTGTCGGCCAAGGCGGAAAATTCGTGGCGCCGGAATATTCCCTTTACGGCCAAACGCGGGGAAATTATGGACCGTGAAGGGATTCCGCTGGCCTACAACATCAGCTCGCCGACCGTGTACGCCATTCCGGTACAGGTCAAGGACAAGGAAGGAACGGCGATGAAGCTGGCCCCCCTTCTGGGTATGACGCAGGAGAAGCTGGTGACCTTGTTATCAAAACGTGAATCCACGGTGAGACTGCAGCCCGGCGGACGCAAAATTACGATGGAGCTAGCCGGGGACATTCGTGATTTGCAGCTGCCGGGCATCGTTGTGGCTGAGGACAGCAAGCGGTTTTACCCGTATGGAGATCTGGCGGCGCATATCCTCGGATTTACTGGCATTGACAATCAGGGAATAACAGGAATTGAAAATGTCTATGACAAGCTGCTTAAGGGAATCGGCGGGAATATCTCTTATTTGTCCGACGCGGGCGGGCGGCTTATGCCGAACTCCTCCGAGACATATTCGAAGCCCCAGGATGGCCTGAATCTGGAACTGACCATCGACAAGCAAATTCAGTCGATCATGGAGAGGGAACTGGACCAGGCCATGGTCAAATATCAGGCCAACGCGAGCTGGGCGATCGCCATGAATCCGAAGAACGGGGAGATTCTCGCGATGGCAAGCCGGCCGGGATATGAGCCGGGGCAGTACAAAGAGTATGATCCCGCCGTTTACAACCGGAACCTGCCGATCTGGATGACATATGAGCCCGGTTCAACGTTCAAGATCATTACGCTCGCGGCGGCGCTAAACGAGAATAAAGTCGATTTGAAGAATGAACGCTTCTATGACCCCGGCTTTATCGAGGTGGCGGGAGCTAAGCTGCGCTGCTGGAAAAAAGGCGGCCACGGCAGCGAGACCTTCCTGCAGGTGGTCGAGAATTCCTGCAACCCGGGTTTTGTCGCTCTTGGGCAAAGACTTGGAAAGGATGCGCTGTTCCAGTATATCCGCAATTTCGGCTTCGGCAGCAAAACGGGAATCGACCTGAACGGCGAGGAGAACGGCATCCTGTTCAAGCCGGCGCGGGTCGGTCCGGTCGAACTGGCGACAACGGCCTTCGGGCAGGGCGTATCCGTGACGCCGATCCAGCAGATCGCGGCGGTTTCAGCGGCCATCAACGGCGGGAAGCTGTTTAAGCCGCATATCGCCAAAGCGTGGATTAACCCGGATACCGGTCAAACCGTATCCGAGATCAAACCCGAGATGGAGCGTCAGGTCATCACGGAAGAAACGTCCAGGAAGGTGCGTGAGGCGCTGGAGAGCGTCGTCGCCAAAGGAACGGGCCGCCCGGCGTTCATTGACGGCTACCGCGTTGGCGGCAAGACAGGGACCGCGCAAAAAGTCATTAACGGACGGTACTCCACGACGGAGCATATCGTTTCGTTCATCGGCTTCGCGCCTGCGGACGATCCACAAATTGTAGTCTACACCGCGGTGGATAATCCGAAAGGCATTCAGTTTGGCGGCGTCGTGGCCGCGCCGATTGTGCAGAATATTCTGGAGGATTCCCTGAACTATATGAAGGTGCCCAAGCGCGCGGATCAGCTTCCCAAAGCTTACAAGCTGGGAGAGACGCCGATTGACGTTGTGCCGGACCTCGTCGGCGCTACGGTACAGGATATTTACGAGGATATGAACATGAACTTCAATCTTGTCCGCTCCGGCACCGGAGACACGGTTATCAATCAGGCGCCGAAACCGGGAACAAGAGTGGAACGGGGATCGACGATCCGGATTTATATGGGCTCTTCCAGTCCATAA
- the murD gene encoding UDP-N-acetylmuramoyl-L-alanine--D-glutamate ligase: MKHPDMYRGEQIVVLGLAKSGVQVAKVLHEHGAVVTVNDKKEREQCPEASELESLGISVICGGHPEGLIHEGIKLVVKNPGIPYSVPPVKRALELGIEVVTEVEVAYHLCAAPIIGITGSNGKTTTTTWVGKMLEAAGMNPIVAGNIGTPLTQAAQEATADNWMVVELSSFQLKGTEDFRPKVGCLLNVAETHLDYHGDLSDYVSSKAKLFANQGVSDTAVLNWDDSYCRELVPYMKGMILPFSMTEELVQGVFVRPSYVTGTEDDLKRVIVYRDYSESEIVIAEVDSIGLPGRFNVENALAACAISIAAGADPAGLAGTIASFRGVEHRLEYVEAKGGAAYYNNSKATNAKATSMALASFRQPIVLIAGGLDRGSDYLELVPVLEGRVKALVALGQTKDKLAHVAKLAGLKTVVTVDNGDSAASVLKQAVREAAALAEEGDVVLLSPACASWDMFTSYEERGRIFKEAVHNL; the protein is encoded by the coding sequence ATGAAACATCCGGATATGTACCGCGGTGAACAAATCGTCGTTCTTGGGCTTGCCAAGAGCGGCGTTCAGGTGGCCAAGGTGCTGCATGAGCATGGCGCCGTTGTCACGGTGAACGACAAAAAAGAAAGAGAACAATGTCCCGAAGCTTCCGAACTGGAGTCTTTGGGAATTTCTGTTATATGCGGAGGGCACCCGGAAGGACTCATCCACGAAGGTATCAAGCTCGTTGTTAAAAATCCCGGAATTCCCTACAGCGTTCCGCCTGTAAAGCGAGCGCTTGAACTGGGTATCGAAGTGGTGACGGAGGTGGAGGTCGCCTATCATCTGTGCGCGGCGCCGATCATCGGCATAACCGGGTCCAACGGCAAGACAACCACAACCACCTGGGTTGGGAAAATGCTGGAAGCCGCCGGTATGAACCCGATTGTGGCCGGAAATATCGGCACTCCTCTGACACAAGCGGCGCAGGAAGCAACGGCGGATAACTGGATGGTGGTGGAGCTGAGCAGCTTTCAGCTTAAAGGTACGGAAGATTTCCGGCCAAAAGTAGGCTGCCTGTTGAATGTGGCCGAAACTCACCTTGACTATCACGGCGATTTGAGCGATTACGTATCTTCCAAAGCCAAGCTGTTTGCGAATCAGGGTGTGAGCGACACGGCCGTGCTGAACTGGGACGATTCATACTGCAGAGAGCTTGTGCCTTATATGAAGGGCATGATTTTGCCCTTTTCGATGACGGAGGAACTGGTGCAGGGCGTGTTTGTACGTCCCTCCTACGTAACGGGCACCGAGGACGATCTGAAACGAGTTATTGTCTACCGAGACTATTCGGAGAGCGAGATTGTAATCGCCGAGGTGGACTCTATCGGACTCCCGGGCCGCTTTAACGTGGAAAATGCGCTGGCCGCCTGCGCCATCTCCATTGCTGCCGGAGCGGACCCTGCGGGCCTCGCCGGAACGATCGCTTCGTTCCGGGGCGTGGAGCACCGGCTGGAGTATGTCGAGGCCAAGGGCGGCGCGGCGTATTACAACAACTCCAAGGCGACCAACGCCAAGGCGACATCCATGGCGCTGGCTTCGTTCCGCCAGCCGATCGTGCTGATCGCCGGAGGGCTTGACCGCGGCTCCGACTATCTGGAGCTGGTCCCGGTCCTTGAGGGACGCGTCAAAGCGCTGGTGGCGCTTGGACAGACGAAGGACAAGCTTGCGCATGTCGCGAAGCTTGCCGGATTAAAGACGGTTGTCACGGTCGATAATGGAGACAGTGCCGCCTCGGTGCTGAAGCAGGCCGTGCGGGAAGCCGCCGCTCTCGCCGAAGAGGGAGATGTGGTTCTGCTCTCTCCCGCCTGCGCGAGCTGGGACATGTTCACATCCTATGAGGAGCGCGGGCGTATTTTTAAAGAGGCGGTGCATAATCTGTAA
- the mraY gene encoding phospho-N-acetylmuramoyl-pentapeptide-transferase — protein sequence MDYQLLLLTIAVSFILAVIAAPLIIPLLRRLKFGQQVRDDGPQTHLKKAGTPTMGGIIIMLASTLSFLKFSVINTDFYVLLVAMLGYGMVGFLDDYIKIVFKRSLGLTPRQKLFGQLLVGAVICGLLISAGHNTSISIPGTAISFDWGGWFYYPFIILMMMAVTNAVNFTDGVDGLLSGVSAIALAAFAVVAMQATSIAAGVCAAAMIGAVLGFLVFNAHPAKVFMGDFGSFGIGGAIGAIAIVTKTELLFVVIGGVFVIEMLSVILQVASFKTRGKRIFRMSPIHHHFELGGWSEWRVVITFWAVGIVLAGLGLYISKGL from the coding sequence GTGGATTATCAACTTTTGCTTCTAACTATCGCCGTATCCTTTATCCTTGCGGTCATTGCCGCTCCGCTCATCATTCCGCTGCTGCGCCGCTTGAAATTCGGACAGCAGGTTCGCGACGACGGGCCTCAGACTCATTTGAAAAAAGCGGGGACGCCCACGATGGGCGGAATTATCATCATGCTGGCGTCCACCTTGTCATTTCTAAAGTTTTCTGTCATTAATACGGACTTTTATGTCCTTTTGGTAGCTATGCTTGGTTATGGCATGGTCGGCTTTCTGGATGATTATATCAAAATCGTCTTTAAACGTTCACTTGGACTGACTCCGCGGCAAAAGCTGTTCGGACAGCTATTGGTGGGTGCCGTCATATGCGGCCTGCTGATTTCCGCCGGACACAATACAAGCATCAGCATCCCGGGCACAGCCATCAGCTTTGACTGGGGCGGCTGGTTCTATTATCCGTTTATCATCCTCATGATGATGGCTGTAACCAACGCGGTCAATTTCACCGATGGAGTAGACGGATTGTTATCGGGCGTCAGCGCCATTGCGCTTGCTGCCTTTGCAGTAGTGGCCATGCAGGCTACTTCTATTGCGGCCGGAGTATGTGCCGCGGCGATGATTGGTGCGGTGCTTGGCTTTCTGGTATTCAATGCTCATCCGGCCAAGGTATTTATGGGCGATTTCGGTTCCTTTGGCATTGGCGGCGCGATCGGTGCCATTGCGATTGTTACCAAAACAGAGCTGCTGTTTGTTGTGATCGGCGGCGTGTTTGTCATCGAAATGCTGTCGGTTATCCTGCAGGTTGCGTCCTTCAAGACGCGCGGCAAACGCATTTTCCGCATGAGCCCGATCCATCATCACTTCGAGCTTGGCGGATGGTCGGAATGGCGTGTAGTCATTACCTTCTGGGCGGTAGGCATCGTGCTGGCCGGTCTGGGACTTTATATCAGCAAGGGGTTGTAG
- a CDS encoding UDP-N-acetylmuramoyl-L-alanyl-D-glutamate--2,6-diaminopimelate ligase, with protein sequence MKLEELSSCLAVSRLIGSGETEITDLQADSRKVKPGDLFICLPGFTVDGHDFAPQAAASGAAALVVERQLDIDLPQIIVGDSRFAMAVLANTFFGSPSSRMKMIGVTGTNGKTTTTYLIERILEDHGVKTGLIGTIQMRYGGVSYPMPRTTPESLELQRALSDMVSQGVQSCVMEVSSHALEQGRVKGTDFRTAIFTNLTQDHLDYHHTMEEYRAAKGLFFARLGNAISPLKEERKYAVLNADDEASTYFAAQTAAETITYGIDNEAGVRASQISITAKGTSFHVTTFKGNADISLKMVGKFNVYNALAAITAALLEDIPLADIKASLEAVPGVSGRVESVDEGQPYAVVVDYAHTPDGLENVLRTVREFAEGKVLTVFGCGGDRDRTKRPLMGKIAAKYSDHILVTSDNPRTEDPEAILKDIEAGLVEDGVDTSRYELIVDRREAIGKAIDVASPGDVVLIAGKGHETYQLIGGAVLDFDDRIVAKEAIRGRSH encoded by the coding sequence ATGAAACTTGAAGAACTGTCTTCCTGTCTGGCGGTTTCGCGTTTGATCGGCAGCGGCGAAACCGAAATTACCGATTTGCAGGCCGATTCCCGGAAGGTAAAGCCCGGAGATTTGTTCATTTGCCTCCCCGGCTTTACCGTCGATGGACATGACTTTGCGCCGCAGGCGGCAGCAAGCGGCGCGGCGGCGCTAGTTGTGGAACGCCAGCTCGATATCGATCTGCCGCAGATTATTGTGGGTGACAGCCGGTTTGCGATGGCCGTCCTGGCGAATACGTTCTTCGGGTCGCCTAGCAGCCGGATGAAGATGATCGGCGTTACTGGAACGAACGGAAAGACGACGACGACCTATTTGATCGAGCGCATTTTGGAAGATCATGGCGTGAAGACAGGGCTCATCGGGACGATCCAAATGCGCTACGGCGGAGTCAGCTATCCGATGCCCCGGACGACGCCGGAATCGCTGGAGCTTCAACGCGCGCTTAGTGATATGGTCTCTCAAGGCGTGCAAAGCTGCGTGATGGAGGTTTCCTCGCATGCGCTTGAGCAGGGGCGGGTAAAAGGAACGGATTTCCGCACCGCTATATTCACGAATTTGACACAGGACCATTTGGATTATCATCATACGATGGAAGAGTATCGCGCGGCGAAGGGACTGTTTTTCGCAAGACTTGGAAATGCTATCTCGCCCTTAAAGGAAGAACGTAAATACGCCGTACTGAATGCTGACGATGAGGCAAGCACTTACTTTGCGGCCCAGACCGCGGCGGAGACCATTACATACGGGATCGACAACGAAGCTGGCGTCCGCGCCTCGCAGATTTCCATTACGGCCAAAGGCACCTCGTTTCATGTGACGACCTTTAAGGGAAATGCCGATATTTCGCTGAAAATGGTGGGTAAATTCAATGTCTACAACGCGCTTGCCGCCATAACCGCCGCTCTGCTGGAGGATATTCCGCTTGCGGACATCAAAGCGAGCCTCGAAGCGGTGCCGGGCGTGAGCGGCCGGGTGGAATCGGTGGACGAAGGTCAACCGTACGCGGTTGTTGTGGATTACGCACATACTCCGGATGGATTGGAAAATGTGCTTCGCACGGTCCGCGAATTTGCCGAAGGAAAAGTGCTGACCGTCTTCGGCTGCGGCGGCGACCGCGACCGGACAAAACGGCCGCTGATGGGCAAAATCGCAGCCAAGTACAGCGATCACATCCTTGTCACTTCCGATAACCCGCGGACCGAAGATCCGGAAGCCATTTTGAAGGACATTGAGGCGGGACTGGTTGAAGACGGTGTGGACACCAGCCGGTATGAGCTGATTGTTGACCGGCGCGAAGCGATCGGGAAAGCTATTGATGTGGCAAGCCCCGGCGATGTAGTATTGATTGCGGGGAAAGGTCATGAGACCTACCAACTGATTGGCGGCGCCGTTCTCGACTTCGATGACCGAATTGTCGCCAAAGAAGCTATAAGGGGTAGAAGCCATTGA
- the rsmH gene encoding 16S rRNA (cytosine(1402)-N(4))-methyltransferase RsmH has translation MFHHITVLKEEATEGLNVREDGIYVDCTLGGAGHSALIASRLGDHGRLIAFDQDDSALDNAREKLAVFGDKVILVKTNFRDLEEVLRSLPAVPQKDGVPQVDGILFDLGVSSPQFDEGERGFSYNHDAPLDMRMDRSAELTAADIVNTWSEQEIARVLFQYGEEKFSRRIAGKIVERRAARPIETTGELADIIKEAIPAATRRTGGHPAKRSFQGLRIAVNDELGAFEEALHAAVRCLAPEGRVSVITFHSLEDRICKQILNGYVGRCTCPPDFPMCVCGGKGQVKLINRKPLTPGEEELERNPRARSAKLRIAEKL, from the coding sequence TTGTTTCATCACATCACGGTTCTGAAGGAAGAAGCAACGGAAGGCTTAAACGTCAGGGAAGACGGCATCTATGTGGATTGCACGCTCGGAGGAGCCGGGCATAGCGCCTTGATCGCTTCAAGATTGGGCGACCATGGACGGTTGATCGCATTTGATCAGGACGACTCAGCTTTGGATAACGCCAGGGAGAAGCTGGCCGTCTTCGGAGACAAGGTCATTTTGGTCAAGACGAATTTTCGGGATTTGGAGGAAGTGCTGCGTTCATTGCCAGCGGTTCCGCAGAAGGACGGCGTCCCCCAGGTGGACGGGATTCTGTTCGATCTGGGTGTCTCCTCCCCGCAGTTTGATGAAGGAGAGCGTGGATTCAGCTACAACCACGACGCCCCGCTCGATATGCGCATGGACCGGAGCGCCGAATTGACCGCCGCAGACATCGTCAACACCTGGTCCGAGCAGGAAATCGCCCGCGTGCTGTTCCAGTACGGAGAGGAGAAGTTCTCCAGAAGGATCGCGGGAAAAATTGTCGAGAGGAGAGCGGCGCGCCCTATTGAAACTACGGGGGAATTGGCCGATATAATCAAAGAGGCGATTCCCGCGGCGACGCGGAGGACGGGCGGACATCCCGCCAAACGGAGCTTTCAGGGGCTGCGCATTGCCGTGAACGATGAGTTGGGCGCTTTTGAAGAGGCCCTTCATGCGGCTGTACGTTGCTTGGCCCCCGAAGGCAGGGTATCCGTGATTACGTTCCATTCACTTGAGGACCGGATTTGCAAGCAGATCCTGAACGGCTATGTCGGCCGCTGTACATGTCCGCCGGATTTTCCGATGTGTGTATGCGGCGGCAAGGGACAGGTGAAATTGATCAATCGCAAACCGCTTACCCCCGGCGAAGAGGAGCTTGAACGTAATCCGAGAGCCCGTTCTGCCAAGCTGCGTATTGCGGAGAAATTGTAA
- a CDS encoding UDP-N-acetylmuramoyl-tripeptide--D-alanyl-D-alanine ligase codes for MITRTLQSIAAMCGGELSPGSTAEALITGVVTDSRKITPGCLFVPLVGDSFDGHDYSESALKAGAAATLWTRNKGAVPQGNAVLVDDTLEALQRLASAYLKEVAPRVVAVTGSNGKTTTKDIITALLETRFKVHKTQGNFNNHIGLPLTVLSMAADTEIAVLEMGMSSRGEISLLSSIAEPDTAVITNIGESHLLQLGSRKEIARAKLEIAEGLKPGGLLIYNGDEPLLAEVMGEPGFAAPEDLKTFRFGLDTGNDDYPTGIMAHEGGTTFTSSLHGEQVFTLPLPGRHNVVNSLAALAVASHYGVSEEEMAAGLGRLKLTGMRIELIRASSGLTLLNDAYNASPTSMKAAIDVLQSMKGAGSKIAVLGDMLELGPDEAAFHAEVGAYLDPEKVDLVFAYGPLSAHLAEAAAKRFGPDRVYAFTDKSAMTDLLLSKTDPKDIVLFKASRGMRLEESLQRLHAHFDQS; via the coding sequence TTGATTACAAGAACACTGCAAAGCATAGCCGCCATGTGCGGGGGCGAGCTGTCTCCGGGCAGCACAGCCGAGGCTTTAATAACGGGAGTGGTTACCGACTCCCGTAAAATTACGCCCGGCTGCCTGTTCGTCCCGCTGGTCGGCGACAGCTTTGACGGACATGATTACAGCGAGTCCGCTCTGAAGGCGGGAGCGGCCGCGACGCTGTGGACACGAAATAAAGGCGCCGTTCCGCAGGGAAATGCCGTCCTGGTGGACGATACGCTGGAGGCGCTCCAACGCCTGGCATCCGCCTATCTGAAGGAAGTCGCTCCGCGCGTGGTTGCCGTCACCGGCAGCAACGGGAAGACGACGACCAAGGATATCATTACTGCTCTGTTAGAGACGCGGTTCAAGGTACACAAGACGCAGGGGAACTTCAATAACCATATCGGCCTGCCGCTCACCGTGCTGTCCATGGCGGCGGATACGGAAATCGCCGTGCTGGAAATGGGCATGAGCTCAAGGGGAGAGATATCCCTTCTCTCATCCATCGCCGAGCCCGATACGGCCGTTATTACCAATATCGGCGAATCGCATCTTCTGCAGCTTGGCTCGCGGAAGGAAATCGCCCGGGCGAAGCTGGAAATCGCCGAAGGGCTAAAACCCGGGGGCCTGCTCATTTATAACGGGGATGAACCGCTGCTTGCCGAGGTTATGGGCGAGCCGGGATTTGCGGCGCCGGAGGACCTGAAGACGTTCCGTTTCGGCCTTGATACCGGAAATGACGATTATCCGACGGGAATCATGGCGCATGAAGGCGGAACGACATTCACGAGCAGCCTCCACGGCGAGCAGGTCTTCACGCTCCCGCTGCCCGGCAGACACAATGTCGTGAACAGTCTGGCCGCGCTGGCAGTGGCGAGCCATTACGGAGTAAGCGAAGAGGAGATGGCCGCCGGTCTCGGCAGACTCAAGCTGACCGGAATGCGGATCGAGCTGATCCGGGCGTCCTCCGGCCTTACGCTGCTGAACGATGCGTACAATGCCAGTCCGACGTCGATGAAGGCCGCGATCGATGTGCTTCAGTCCATGAAGGGCGCTGGCTCCAAAATTGCGGTGCTGGGGGACATGCTTGAGCTTGGGCCGGACGAAGCCGCCTTTCATGCGGAAGTCGGGGCTTATCTGGACCCGGAGAAGGTCGATCTCGTCTTTGCATACGGTCCGCTTTCCGCTCATCTTGCCGAGGCTGCCGCGAAGAGGTTCGGTCCGGACCGGGTGTATGCTTTTACCGATAAGTCCGCAATGACCGATCTGCTTCTATCGAAGACAGATCCGAAGGATATCGTGCTGTTTAAGGCGTCCCGAGGCATGCGGCTGGAAGAATCGCTTCAGCGGCTGCACGCCCATTTTGATCAAAGTTAA